CATCGAGCACCGCGGATAACGATGTCGGGAACGCACACATCTACATCCACGGCCGCAGACGCCGGTGCCGGCGGCGGCGTCCTCGCCCGACTCCGCGCGCCGCTGGCTGCGGCTCCGAGTTCGCGGCGAGCGCTGTTGCTGATGGCGCCGCTGCTCGTCTTCGAGGCGCTGATCTTCGTCGTTCCGTTCCTCATGCTGCTGCGGATCAGCTTCGCGGAAGGGGCGACGGCCGCGGCCTACCAGCCCGGAACGTGGTCGCTCGAGGCGTACGCGGGCGTCCTCGAGAGCGGTCTCGCGTGGGACGTCATCCAGTACTCGTTCGCGATCGGCGCCGCGGTGACGGTCATCACGATCGCGCTCGGGTTGTGCTACGCCTACGCGATCTGGCGAGCCGACGGCGTCGTTCAGTCGATTCTGCTGTTCGCCGTCGTGCTGCCGCTGTTGACCACGCTGGTCGTCAAGACGTACGCGTTCCGCCCGCTGTTGACGCCCGAAGGGACGCTCAACGACGTGCTGATGGGACTGCACGTGATCTCGGAGCCCGTTTCGATCGTCCCCGGAACGGCCGGCGCGATCATCGGGCAGGTCTACATCGTACTGCCCTACGCCGTGCTGGCGATCTACAGCGTCATGGCGACGATGGACTGGCAACTGGTCGAGGCCGCCCGCGACCTCGGCGCCAGCCGACCGCGGTCCGTCCTCGAGGTCGTCGTCCCCCGGGCCATGCCGGGGATCATCGTCGCGACGGTGATCTCCTTCGCCTGGAGCGTCGGCGCCTACGCCGCGCCGTTCCTGCTTGCCGGCGGCGACATCTCCTTCGCCGTCCGCGTGGAGAAACAACTGCTCCAGAACTTCCAGTGGCCCGAGGCGACGGCGCTCTCGGTCATCATGATCGTTCTGATGCTCGCGAGCATCGCCGCGATCGTCGGCGCGCTCAGCCGCTTCGGAGGTGAGTTCGACTATGCGTAATTCCCGCGAGCGACTCGGCACCGCCGCGTTCCGACTCGGTTACGCGGCGATCGTGGCGTTCCTGCTGCTCCCGCTGCTCGTGGTCGTCGTGACCTCGTTCTCGGCCTCGAGCCAGCTCGTCTTCCCGCCGGAGAGCTACACGATGGCGTCGTACCTGGCGTTCTTCGAAAACAACGCGTGGCTCGAGGCGTTCGACAACAGTCTGATCGTCGGCCTCGGGACGACCGTGGTCGCGACGATTCTGGGCGTGACGGCGGCGTTCGGACAGGAGATCGACGACGGCGCGGCCGGTCGCGTCCTCGTCCCGCTCGTGCTCTTGCCGCTGCTGATCCCGCCGGTCATCTTCGGCGTCACGCTGCTGGTCTACTTCAACGAGCTCGGGCTGCAGGACACCTACCTGAGCCTGATCCTCGCGCACACGCTGTGGGCGACGCCGCTGGTGTACTTCGTCATGCGGTCGGTGTTCAGCCGCTTCGACTGGCAGCAGTTGGACGCGGCCCGCGACCTCGGCGCCGGACCGATTCGCTCGTTCGTCCACGTCGTGCTGCCGAACGTGAAACACGGGATCTTCGTCGGCGCCCTGCTGGCCTTTATCGTCAGCCTGCAGGAGTTCGTGATGGCGCTGTTCCTCTCGGGCGACAGCACCGCGACGATCCCGGTCGTCGCCTGGAACACGCTGCGGGACTCGCTGGATCCGATCGTCAGCGTCGTCTCGACGTTCCTGATCCTC
The DNA window shown above is from Halopiger xanaduensis SH-6 and carries:
- a CDS encoding ABC transporter permease gives rise to the protein MSGTHTSTSTAADAGAGGGVLARLRAPLAAAPSSRRALLLMAPLLVFEALIFVVPFLMLLRISFAEGATAAAYQPGTWSLEAYAGVLESGLAWDVIQYSFAIGAAVTVITIALGLCYAYAIWRADGVVQSILLFAVVLPLLTTLVVKTYAFRPLLTPEGTLNDVLMGLHVISEPVSIVPGTAGAIIGQVYIVLPYAVLAIYSVMATMDWQLVEAARDLGASRPRSVLEVVVPRAMPGIIVATVISFAWSVGAYAAPFLLAGGDISFAVRVEKQLLQNFQWPEATALSVIMIVLMLASIAAIVGALSRFGGEFDYA
- a CDS encoding ABC transporter permease — its product is MRNSRERLGTAAFRLGYAAIVAFLLLPLLVVVVTSFSASSQLVFPPESYTMASYLAFFENNAWLEAFDNSLIVGLGTTVVATILGVTAAFGQEIDDGAAGRVLVPLVLLPLLIPPVIFGVTLLVYFNELGLQDTYLSLILAHTLWATPLVYFVMRSVFSRFDWQQLDAARDLGAGPIRSFVHVVLPNVKHGIFVGALLAFIVSLQEFVMALFLSGDSTATIPVVAWNTLRDSLDPIVSVVSTFLILISIVALLLAVVATNLQWVAKQLS